A segment of the Lelliottia amnigena genome:
AGGTCCCATGGGACTAATAACGTATCCATTACCGCTGTAAAAGGCAGATCCAGGATCGCCAGGGATTTGGTGCCCCAGTTTGTCTCGTCATCCGAAATCATCTCAGCGCTGGCGCGCGTGCCAGGATATGTTCCTTCTTTACCGCCAGTGTGAGACATCACGCTCGAACACCCGCAAAGTAAAACCAGCACGCTGCACGCCGTCAGCTTTATCAGAACATTTTTCATCATCAGTTAATCAACGTTAATGGCCCGATAGAATAGCAATATCAATTTATAACGAGCCATGTGCGAAATGAATAGGTGTAAAGCACTGCTCTGTGGCAGCCATCGCAATTTACCCCTTTGTGCTGTAGCCCCAAGTCTATGCGAGTGCCAGCAAAGTGCAAAAAAATCTTACAAGATGAGTATTGAAAAGAACGGAAGCGGACCCATTTTATGTGTGTAGCCCGAGAACGAACACGCCTGCGGGGTGTTCGGTGGCTCAGTGGCCTGTCCATAGTGGAAGGCAAACATGACTTGCTGATTTCAGGAGCTTTGACTTATGCGTAATTTCGATTTATCTCCGCTTTACCGTTCTGCTATTGGTTTTGACCGTCTGTTCAACCACTTAGAAAATAATCAAAGCCAGAGTAACGGCTACCCTCCTTACAACGTTGAGCTGGTGGACGAAAACCACTACCGCATCGCCATTGCCGTCGCCGGGTTTGCAGAAAGCGAACTGGAGATCACCGCGCAGGACAACCTGCTGGTGGTGAAAGGCGCGCATACGGCCGAGCAAAAAGAGCGTACCTATCTTTACCAGGGCATCGCTGAGCGCAACTTTGAGCGCAAATTCCAGCTCGCCGAAAACATTCATGTCAAAGGCGCAAACCTGGTCAACGGTCTGCTGTTTGTCGATCTGGAACGTGTGATTCCGGAAGAGAAAAAACCGCGCCGTATCGAGATTAACTAATTAAGCGGGTCGCGCTGGCGGCCCATCCAGAATTGCTTGCCGTAAGGGAGCAAATGCGAATCCACAGGGATTTGCAGGTACAACTGCGCACAAAAAATGTGCTGAACTCGCTTCTCAGAAGGAGAAAATAGTATGCGTAATCATGATTTATCCCCACTTCTGCGTCAGTGGATTGGTTTTGACAAACTGGCTAACGCCCTGCAAAGCACCGCTGAACATCAGGCTTTTCCGCCGTACAACATCGAAAAAAGCGATGACAACCACTATCGCATCACGTTGGCGCTGGCCGGGTTCCGTCAGGACGATCTGGATATCCAGCTCGAAGGCACACGTTTAACCGTGAAAGGGACGCCTGAAAAACCGGAAACCGAAACCAAATGGCTGCATCAGGGGCTGGTTATTCAGCCGTTCAGCCTGAGCTTCACGCTGGCTGACCATATGGAAGTTACCGGTGCGACATTTACCAACGGGCTGTTACATATCGATTTGACCCGTAACGTGCCCGAAGCGTTGGCTCCGCAGCGTATCGCCATCAGCGAGCGTCCGGCACTGAACAGCTAATCCTCTGCGGGTTGATGCCCTCACCCCGACCCTCTCCCACAGGGAGAGGGTGAAAAGATAAAGCCCTGCCTCGGCAGGGCTTTTTTGTGCGCCATCGCCCATACAACGCCTTTGCGCTCTGAGAGAATCCTTAAAATAACTCAGGTTATGCTCAGGGAATCGATCATGAGTGATATCGCATTAACGGTTAGCGTGCTGGCCCTGGTGGCGGTGGTTGGGCTGTGGATTGGCAATATCAAAATTCGTGGTGTTGGGCTTGGCATTGGCGGGGTGCTATTCGGTGGGATTTTCGTTGGCCATTTCGCCGAGCAACTGGGCATCACGCTCAGCGCTGAGATGCTGCATTTCATCCAGGAGTTTGGCCTGATCCTCTTTGTGTACACCATCGGCATTCAGGTGGGCCCGGGCTTTTTCGCCTCTCTGCGCGTCTCCGGCTTACGGCTCAACCTTTTTGCGCTCGGGATTGTGGTGATGGGCGGCGTAGTGACCGCCATTCTGCACAAACTCTTCGAAATACCGCTTCCGGTGGTTCTGGGGATTTTCTCCGGTGCGGTCACCAACACGCCCGCCCTCGGCGCAGGACAGCAAATATTGCGCGATCTGGGCATCGCGCCTGGCGTCGTAGACCAGATGGGGATGAGCTATGCGATGGCTTATCCGTTCGGGATCTGCGGGATTCTGCTGACCATGTGGCTGGTGCGCGTTCTGTTTCGGATCAACGTTGACGACGAAGCTAAAAAGCACGAATCCGCGATGACTAACGGCCACGCGCTGATCAAAACCATCAATATCCGCGTCGAAAATCCCAACCTCAGTAATATGGCGATTCAGGATGTACCGATTCTGAACAGCATCAGTATCATCTGCTCACGCCTCAAACGTGGCGATATGCTGATGGTGCCGTCACCTGGGACCATCATTCAAATCGGCGATTTACTGCATCTCGTCGGGCAGCCGGGTGATTTACACAGCGCGCAGCTGGTGATCGGCCAGGAGGTTGAGACCTCTCTTTCCACACGCGGAACCGATATGCGCGTGGAGCGTGTGGTGGTCACTAATGAACAGGTGTTGGGCAAGAAAATCCGCGATCTGCAGGTAAAAGAGCGTTACGACGTGGTGATCTCCCGTCTTAATCGCGCGGGCGTGGAGCTGGTCGCCAGCCCGGATGCCAGTCTGCAGTTTGGCGATATCCTCAATCTGGTGGGGCGTCCGTCCTCTATCGACGCCGTGGCCGATATGGTGGGCAACGCCCAGCAAAAATTGCAGCAGGTACAGATGCTGCCGGTGTTTATCGGCATTGGTCTTGGCGTGTTGCTCGGGTCTATTCCGCTGTATGTGCCGGGTTTTCCGGTGGCGCTGAAGCTCGGTCTGGCGGGTGGGCCGTTGATCATGGCGCTGATCCTTGGACGTATCGGCTGCATTGGTAAGCTGTACTGGTTTATGCCGCCAAGCGCTAACCTGGCGTTACGCGAACTGGGGATCGTGCTGTTTCTTTCCGTTGTCGGGCTCAAATCGGGGGGGGATTTTATTGATACGCTGACCCACGGAGAGGGCGTCAGCTGGATTGGTTACGGCTTTTTCATCACCGCCGTCCCACTGCTGACGGTCGGGATTCTGGCGCGAATTTTCACCAACATGAATTACCTGACGCTGTGCGGCATGCTGGCGGGTTCAATGACCGATCCGCCTGCGCTGGCCTTTGCCAATAATCTCCACGCTACCAGCGGCGCGGCGGCGCTGTCCTATGCCACGGTTTATCCGCTGGTGATGTTCATGCGCATCATCACCCCACAGCTACTGGCTGTGCTGTTCTGGGGGATGGGCTAATAGCGCGTCCGGATGGATGCGCCGCAGGTGGTAGTCCACCTGGTAATCGCTGGTATTACGGAACATCACGGAATAGTTAAGGAACTCGCCGCTGTCGCTGTAGGAAAGAGACGTTATCCGCAGCAGCGGCGTATGCTCAGGTAAGTTCAAATAGTTGGCAAGCTGCTTATCCGCTAAAACCGGCGTCAGACTCTCAATGTTGCCGCTGATCGTTATCCCGCACTCTTTCTCAATATAATCAAACTTCGACCCTTCAAGATGCGCCAGGGAAAGATGGCGGAACAGTTTTACTGGCATAAAGCTGTCTTCCAGCATCAGTGGTTTCCCTTCGACGTAACGCACCCGCCGCGAAAAATAGATCCGCTCATCAATCTGAATGCGCAACTGGCTGGCAATGGCAGGCGGCGCGGGCATCACTTCAAACTGCAACACCTTACTCTGCACCTCTTTTCCCTGCTGGCGTAGCACCTCCACTAACCCCGTCAGGTTGGTGGTTTCATGATGGACGTCTTTTCTCGCCACAAAGGTGCCGCTGCCGTGACGACGCACCACCAGGCCCCAGCTCACCAGTAGATCGATGGCTTTACGGACGGTCATACGGGCGACGCCAAACTCGATCGCCAGCGTTTTCTCACCGGGTAAAGGGCTACCGATATTGTAGTCGGATGAATTCAGCCGCAAACGTAACCGATCAGCAATAGATTTGTAGATCACCTGTAGACCTCTCTGTCCGTATTTATCCGGTCATTCCGCTCAAACATGTCCAGATTTTAAGTAAAAAGTAGACCTCACTGGGCAAAATAAAACCATGAATACGATCACGAATCGCAGCGGCGCGCGATGTTAACGACTGAGCAAATTCTTATTCTGATTTCAGGCCAGCAAAAAACCATAAAGGCCTCTACTCCTACAGGTTGTGAAATGAGGATTTAAAGATGCTCAGTCAAATACAACGTTTTGGCGGCGCCATGTTTACCCCGGTGCTGTTATTTCCCTTCGCAGGCATTGTGGTCGGTATTGCCATCATGCTTAGCAATCCGCTTTTTGTGGGCGAGGCCTTAACCGCTCCCGATAATTTATTTGCACAGATTATTCATATTATTGAAGAGGGCGGCTGGGCGGTATTTCGTAATATGCCGCTTATTTTCGCCGTTGGCTTACCGATTGGTTTGGCGAGACAGGCTCAGGGCCGCGCCTGTCTGGCCGTGCTGATTAGCTTCCTGACCTGGAACTACTTTATTAACGCGATGGGAATGACCTGGGGTCACTTCTTTGGTGTGAACTTTATGGCCGAGCCCACAGCCGGCAGCGGGCTGGCGATGATCGCCGGTATCAAAACCCTCGATACCAGCATTATTGGTGCGATTATTATTTCCGGTCTAGTGACGGCAATTCACAACCGCTATTTCGATAAACAGCTTCCCGTCTTTCTCGGCATATTCCAGGGCACCTCGTTTGTGGTGATTATCGCGTTCTTTGTGATGATTCCATGTGCGTGGCTCACGCTGCTCGGCTGGCCGAAAGTTCAGATGGGCATTGAATCCCTTCAGGTCTTTTTACGCTCCGCCGGGGCACTCGGTGTGTGGGTTTATACCTTCCTGGAACGCATTCTGATCCCAACCGGCCTGCATCACTTTATCTATGGTCCGTTTATTTTCGGTCCGGCAGCGGTAGAGGGCGGCATTCAGGTGTACTGGGCGCAGCACTTACAGGAATTTAGCCAGAGCACCGAACCGCTGAAAACCCTGTTCCCGGAAGGCGGCTTTGCCTTGCACGGTAATTCGAAAGTGTTTGGCTCTGTCGGGATTGCGCTGGCGCTGTGGTACACCGCAGCAAAGGAAAACCGCGTCAAGGTTGCCGGGCTGCTGATCCCCGCGACGCTCACCGCGGTGCTGGTAGGCATTACCGAACCGCTTGAATTCACCTTCCTGTTTATATCGCCGCTGCTGTTTGCCGTTCACGCCGTGCTGGCTGCCACCATGGCGATGGTGATGTACATGTTCGGCGTAGTGGGCAACATGGGCGGCGGGCTGCTTGACCAGTTCCTGCCGCAAAACTGGATCCCGATGTTCCACAACCATGCCTCAATGATGTTCACCCAGATAGGCATCGGCCTGTGCTTCACCGCGCTCTACTTCATGGTCTTTAAAACGCTGATCGAACGCTTCAACTTCAAAACGCCGGGCCGCGAAGAGAGTGAAATCAAACTCTACAGTAAGGCCGACTATAAGGCTGCGCGTGGGCAAACCACCGTGGCGGCGAATACCTCCTCAGGCCAGGCAGTGGGTTATCTGCAGGCGCTGGGCGGGGCGGGCAACATCGAAAGCATCAATAACTGCGCCACCCGGCTGCGTATCACGCTGGTCGATATGGCAAACACACAAAGTGACGACGTCTTCAAATCCCTTGGCGCCCACGGCGTGGTGCGTCGCGGCAACGGCATTCAGGTGATTGTCGGCCTGCACGTCCCGCAGGTGCGCGATCAGCTTGAATCGCTGATGAAAACGCCTTCTCCCCTTGAATCATCCACCATGACAGAGGCTGTATCATGAAAAAATTCTCAGTTGTTATCGCAGGCGGCGGCAGCACGTTTACACCGGGTATCGTTCTGATGCTGTTGGCAAACCGCGATCGCTTTCCGCTCCGCGCGCTGAAATTCTATGACAACGACGGCGCACGTCAGGAAACCATCGCCGAGGCGTGCAAAATTATTCTTCAGGAACAGGCACCCGAGGTCGATTTTAGTTACACCACCGACCCGAAAGCGGCGTTTACCGACGTTGATTTTGTGATGGCGCATATTCGCGTCGGCAAATATCCGATGCGTGAAAAAGACGAAAAAATCCCGCTGCGTCACGGCGTGCTGGGTCAGGAAACCTGCGGTCCTGGCGGGATCTCCTACGGTATGCGCTCTATTGGTGGCGTCCTTGAACTGGTGGATTATATGGAGCAATACTCGCCGAACGCGTGGATGCTGAACTACTCCAACCCAGCGGCGATTGTGGCGGAAGCGACCCGTCGGCTGCGCCCGAACGCCAAAATCCTCAACATCTGTGATATGCCGATCGGCATTGAAGGGCGCATGGCGCAGATTGTCGGCCTGAAGGATCGCAAAGAGATGCGTGTGCGTTACTACGGTCTTAATCACTTTGGCTGGTGGACGTCGATTGAAGATTTAAACGGTAACGATCTGATGCCGAAATTGCGTGAATATGTCGCGAAACATGGCTATGTGCCGCCGTCTGACGATGTGCATACCGAAGCGAGCTGGAACGATACCTTTGCCAAGGCGAAAGACGTTCAGGCGCTGGACCCGGACACGATGCCAAACACTTATCTCAAATATTACCTTTTCCCGGACTACGTGGTGGCACACTCCAATCCAGAACGCACCCGGGCGAATGAAGTGATGGATCACCGTGAGAAGCACGTATTTAGCTCGTGTCGGGCGATTATCGAAGCCGGGAAATCCTCCGCCGGTGAGCTGGAAATCGACGAACATGCGTCGTACATCGTCGATCTGGCGACCGCTATCGCCTTCAACACACAAGAACGCATGCTGTTGATTGTGCCAAACAACGGCGCTATCCATAACTTTGATGCGGACGCGATGGTCGAAATTCCGTGCCTGGTAGGCAAAAATGGCCCGGAACCGTTAACCGTGGGTGATATTCCGCACTTCCAGAAAGGGCTGATGGGCCAGCAGGTGGCCGTCGAAAAACTGGTGGTTGATGCCTGGGAACAGCGCTCCTACACCAAACTGTGGCAGGCGATTACGCTGTCGAAAACTGTGCCGAGCGCTTCTGTGGCGAAAGCCATTCTTGATGACCTGATCGACGCTAATAAAGATTACTGGCCAGAACTGCATTAATCCTGACCACCGGCATCGTCCTGATGCCGGTCTCCTTGTCCGTGTCGATTTACGCTATGCTGAGGCCAGCATGCGGCACGACAAGGAGTTTTCATGAGAATTTCCCGCTTCGGCGAAGCGCCCGATTATCGCTTTTCGCTGGCAAACGAACGTACATTTTTGGCGTGGATCCGCACTGCGCTGGGCTTTCTGGCGGCAGGCGTTGGGCTGGACCAGCTTGCCCCGGACTTCGCCACGCCGCTGATTCGCGAAGTGCTGGCGTTACTGCTCTGCCTGTTTGCGGGTATCCTGGCGATCTACGGCTACTTGCGCTGGCTGCGCAATGAAAAAGCGATGCGCCTCAAGCAGGATCTGCCCTATACGCGCGGGCTGTTCATCATCAGCGTGATGTTGCTGTCGGTGGCTGCCGTGGTAATGGTGCTGGTGTTTTATGGTGGATAGCCGCAAAGCGCGGCGCGAGGCCGATCCCGGCCTGCAACCGGAGCGCACCTCGCTCGCCTGGCTGCGCACGATGCTGGGTTACGGCGCGCTGATCGCGCTGGCGATTAAGCACAACTGGCATCGTACGGGACTGCCATTCTGGATATCGATTATGGTACTGGCCTTGGTCGGGATTATTTTGTGGCGCTACACGCGCAATCGCAATGTGATGGACGTGACTCACGCTGATTTCGTGCAGCCGAAAGCCGTGCGTGACAAATTCCTGATTGCGCTCGCGGTGCTCTCCCTCGCATTACTGTTTGCGGTGACGCACCTACAGCAAATTTTTCTGTTTTTAAGATCGTAAATAACAGGCGCTAAACCGCTGCGGCTGACGTTCTGCATGAAATGAACGCGCCAGCCGCAGAAAAATCACCTTCCCTTCGCCAGATATTTCGCCATCTCATCCTGCGGAACCATACCGCCACCGGTGGCCCAGACCAGGTGCGTTGCCTTATCCAGCACGTATTTTTTGCTCGCTGAAACGCGAATTGGCCCGGCCATGCCCGCCAGCGCAGACGGCTCAAGCTGGATGCCTTCTTCCTGCGCCAGCCAGCCCAGCATGTCGTACATACTTTGATCGGAGAGAGTGTAGAATCCGTCCAGCAGGCGCTCCATCGCACGGCCCACAAACCCGGATGCGCGCCCCACGGCCAGCCCGTCCGCCGCCGTCACGTTATCAATGCCCAGATCCTGCACCGCTATCTGGTCATGCAGTCCGGTGTAGACGCCTAACAGCATGCACGGCGAATGCGTCGGCTCGGCAAAGAAACAGTGAACGTTATCCCCAAACGCCAGCTTCAGCCCGAACGCGACGCCGCCGGGACCGCCGCCGACCCCGCACGGCAGATAGACAAACAGCGGATGTTCCGCATCCACGACCCGCCCCTGCGCTGCGAATTGCGCTTTCAGACGCTCGCCGGCCGCCGCATAGCCTAAAAACAGCGTGCGTGAGTTTTCGTCATCGATAAAGAAACAGTTTGGATCGCTTTCGGCGGCTTTGCGTCCCTGCTCGACGGCGACACCGTAATCCTGTGCGTATTCAACCACGTCTACGCCATGGCTACGCAGTTTCGCCTTTTTCCATTCGCGGGCGTCGGCGGACATATGCACCGTGACCTTGAAGCCGATACGCGCGCTCATTATCCCGATCGACATGCCCAGATTGCCGGTGGAGCCCACGGCGATGCTGTAGTTACTGAAAAAATCCGTAAAGCGGGGTTCCAGTAAAATGCGGTAATCGTCCGTTAACGATAGCAGTCCGGCTTCCAGCGCCAGCTTTTCGGCATGCGTCAGCACTTCGTAAATCCCGCCACGGGCTTTGATGGAGCCAGAAATGGGCAGGTGACTGTCCTTTTTCAGCAGCAGTGTGCCAGGGATTTTTTCACCCGATCTCTTTTCCAGATGCTGATGCATGGAAGGGATAGCGACCACGTCGGATTCGATAATGCCGTTTTTCTCAGCCGTTTCTGGAAATGCGCTTGCCAGATACGGTGCAAAACGCGCCAGGCGCGCATGGGCATCGTCAACATCCGCCTGGGTGAGGCCGACATGCGGCAAACCCTCGGCAAGCGTGGTGGTGTGCGGATTAAACCAGGTCGTCTCTTTCAGGGCGATAAGATCTGCGACCAAAGGAAACTGGGCGATGAGTGAGCGGATTGCAGTTGTATTCATCATTTTTCTCAGAATAAGTTCGCGTTGACTCTACACCATTGACGAAAAAGCGTGCTAAATACAGAGTATTGCTTTCGATTTTACGCAAGGTTAACCGTGTTAAAACCGTTGATTGCTGCTGCGCTCATTTTCTCTGCAGGCTTCTGTTTTGCTGCCGATCCCCCGCTGACGGCTGCGCGCTATGCGCAAGCACTCGGCGTGGGTATCGACGTAGACTGGGCACGCACCGAGCGCGGTATCCGTGAGTTTGATCCGCTGGTGGTCCGCGATTTTCGCGCGAAAGGGTTTACCCACGTACGTATTCGCGTGGCGGGCGAACCCACGGAAGCGCGTCTGATCCATCTTCGCAAACTGGTGGAGGCCTGCGATCAATACGGCGTCATTCCGATTATCGCCTATCAGGCTGATGAATATAAAAACGACCCGAAAGT
Coding sequences within it:
- the yidQ gene encoding protein YidQ, which produces MMKNVLIKLTACSVLVLLCGCSSVMSHTGGKEGTYPGTRASAEMISDDETNWGTKSLAILDLPFTAVMDTLLVPWDLFRTDSSVRSRVEKSEKQNLATNAVIPPAAMPAP
- the ibpB gene encoding Small heat shock protein ibpB, translated to MRNHDLSPLLRQWIGFDKLANALQSTAEHQAFPPYNIEKSDDNHYRITLALAGFRQDDLDIQLEGTRLTVKGTPEKPETETKWLHQGLVIQPFSLSFTLADHMEVTGATFTNGLLHIDLTRNVPEALAPQRIAISERPALNS
- the yidE gene encoding protein YidE, which codes for MSDIALTVSVLALVAVVGLWIGNIKIRGVGLGIGGVLFGGIFVGHFAEQLGITLSAEMLHFIQEFGLILFVYTIGIQVGPGFFASLRVSGLRLNLFALGIVVMGGVVTAILHKLFEIPLPVVLGIFSGAVTNTPALGAGQQILRDLGIAPGVVDQMGMSYAMAYPFGICGILLTMWLVRVLFRINVDDEAKKHESAMTNGHALIKTINIRVENPNLSNMAIQDVPILNSISIICSRLKRGDMLMVPSPGTIIQIGDLLHLVGQPGDLHSAQLVIGQEVETSLSTRGTDMRVERVVVTNEQVLGKKIRDLQVKERYDVVISRLNRAGVELVASPDASLQFGDILNLVGRPSSIDAVADMVGNAQQKLQQVQMLPVFIGIGLGVLLGSIPLYVPGFPVALKLGLAGGPLIMALILGRIGCIGKLYWFMPPSANLALRELGIVLFLSVVGLKSGGDFIDTLTHGEGVSWIGYGFFITAVPLLTVGILARIFTNMNYLTLCGMLAGSMTDPPALAFANNLHATSGAAALSYATVYPLVMFMRIITPQLLAVLFWGMG
- the yidP gene encoding GntR family transcriptional regulator, whose product is MIYKSIADRLRLRLNSSDYNIGSPLPGEKTLAIEFGVARMTVRKAIDLLVSWGLVVRRHGSGTFVARKDVHHETTNLTGLVEVLRQQGKEVQSKVLQFEVMPAPPAIASQLRIQIDERIYFSRRVRYVEGKPLMLEDSFMPVKLFRHLSLAHLEGSKFDYIEKECGITISGNIESLTPVLADKQLANYLNLPEHTPLLRITSLSYSDSGEFLNYSVMFRNTSDYQVDYHLRRIHPDALLAHPPEQHSQ
- the aglA gene encoding PTS system alpha-glucoside-specific transporter subunit IICB, with the protein product MLSQIQRFGGAMFTPVLLFPFAGIVVGIAIMLSNPLFVGEALTAPDNLFAQIIHIIEEGGWAVFRNMPLIFAVGLPIGLARQAQGRACLAVLISFLTWNYFINAMGMTWGHFFGVNFMAEPTAGSGLAMIAGIKTLDTSIIGAIIISGLVTAIHNRYFDKQLPVFLGIFQGTSFVVIIAFFVMIPCAWLTLLGWPKVQMGIESLQVFLRSAGALGVWVYTFLERILIPTGLHHFIYGPFIFGPAAVEGGIQVYWAQHLQEFSQSTEPLKTLFPEGGFALHGNSKVFGSVGIALALWYTAAKENRVKVAGLLIPATLTAVLVGITEPLEFTFLFISPLLFAVHAVLAATMAMVMYMFGVVGNMGGGLLDQFLPQNWIPMFHNHASMMFTQIGIGLCFTALYFMVFKTLIERFNFKTPGREESEIKLYSKADYKAARGQTTVAANTSSGQAVGYLQALGGAGNIESINNCATRLRITLVDMANTQSDDVFKSLGAHGVVRRGNGIQVIVGLHVPQVRDQLESLMKTPSPLESSTMTEAVS
- the aglB gene encoding glycoside hydrolase family protein encodes the protein MKKFSVVIAGGGSTFTPGIVLMLLANRDRFPLRALKFYDNDGARQETIAEACKIILQEQAPEVDFSYTTDPKAAFTDVDFVMAHIRVGKYPMREKDEKIPLRHGVLGQETCGPGGISYGMRSIGGVLELVDYMEQYSPNAWMLNYSNPAAIVAEATRRLRPNAKILNICDMPIGIEGRMAQIVGLKDRKEMRVRYYGLNHFGWWTSIEDLNGNDLMPKLREYVAKHGYVPPSDDVHTEASWNDTFAKAKDVQALDPDTMPNTYLKYYLFPDYVVAHSNPERTRANEVMDHREKHVFSSCRAIIEAGKSSAGELEIDEHASYIVDLATAIAFNTQERMLLIVPNNGAIHNFDADAMVEIPCLVGKNGPEPLTVGDIPHFQKGLMGQQVAVEKLVVDAWEQRSYTKLWQAITLSKTVPSASVAKAILDDLIDANKDYWPELH
- the yidH gene encoding inner membrane protein YidH encodes the protein MRISRFGEAPDYRFSLANERTFLAWIRTALGFLAAGVGLDQLAPDFATPLIREVLALLLCLFAGILAIYGYLRWLRNEKAMRLKQDLPYTRGLFIISVMLLSVAAVVMVLVFYGG
- the yidG gene encoding inner membrane protein YidG; the protein is MVDSRKARREADPGLQPERTSLAWLRTMLGYGALIALAIKHNWHRTGLPFWISIMVLALVGIILWRYTRNRNVMDVTHADFVQPKAVRDKFLIALAVLSLALLFAVTHLQQIFLFLRS
- the dsdA gene encoding D-serine dehydratase yields the protein MNTTAIRSLIAQFPLVADLIALKETTWFNPHTTTLAEGLPHVGLTQADVDDAHARLARFAPYLASAFPETAEKNGIIESDVVAIPSMHQHLEKRSGEKIPGTLLLKKDSHLPISGSIKARGGIYEVLTHAEKLALEAGLLSLTDDYRILLEPRFTDFFSNYSIAVGSTGNLGMSIGIMSARIGFKVTVHMSADAREWKKAKLRSHGVDVVEYAQDYGVAVEQGRKAAESDPNCFFIDDENSRTLFLGYAAAGERLKAQFAAQGRVVDAEHPLFVYLPCGVGGGPGGVAFGLKLAFGDNVHCFFAEPTHSPCMLLGVYTGLHDQIAVQDLGIDNVTAADGLAVGRASGFVGRAMERLLDGFYTLSDQSMYDMLGWLAQEEGIQLEPSALAGMAGPIRVSASKKYVLDKATHLVWATGGGMVPQDEMAKYLAKGR